AAAGGATACGTTGAAGATCGGGCGGTCGGAGATGCAGGAGAAGCTGCGGGCTCTGGGCATTGAGACGGAGGTCTATACTTTGAAGCATGCGCCCCACCCTTTCTGGATGAGCGAGCCGTGGGTGAGCGAGACGGTGGAGATCGCGGACAGGTTCTTTAAGAAGCATCTAGGGAAATGACGAATGACGGAAAGAGTTTCAAGTTTTCAGTGTTCAGTTTTCAGTCGGGAAAAGTTTAGCCACAGATGAAACACTGAATTCCACAGATCAGGGATTGGAACTTTGGACATTCCTTGATCATTCGGATTTCGTCATTGGTCATTAAAAAAGGAAGAGGTCTCTCCCGCCGCGCGTCAAGGAGGTGGGGATGGAGAATCCCGCTGAGGAAACGTACGGCTGGGAAAGACCTCTGGACACTTTCCTACGCCTTTTTATAAGGGATGCAACAGAAAAAGGCGGCAGTAATTATAATCACTTCAGAGTCTTCAAATAGAGCACCAAAGCTTCTATCTGTGATTCGGTGATGACCCCCTCGTAGCTGGGCATTCCGGCATCGGATTTCTCAAAGCCTTTGACGAGTTTGGCGGGCGGATCTTTGATGGATTCGCGCAGGTAGGCTTCATCCGCAAGCACCTTACCCTTAGAGAGTTCGCGCTGGCTGCCGAAGATACCTTTCCATGAAGGACCGACCTTGCCGAGCGTGGTGCCATCGGTGGAATGGCAGGCGACGCACCCTAGGAGTTCCGAGAGTTTGGCACCCTCCTCTGCCGTGATGGGCGTGGTATCAATGACGGCCATGGTACGCGGCGTCAGGTCAACGGTGAAGGGCTCGAAGCCTTCTTTAACCGGGTCAAACTTGGTGAGTTCGTAAGGAGTGAAGTAGGCGTTGTTCGCGAATGAAGTGCCACCTTGCATCGCCAGGCTCCAGCCCATGCGCATCTGCATAACAGGCTTCATATCCGGCACGCCGAGGAAAACGGTTTTGCCGTCCTTGGAGATATAGGCGCTGCTGGGGATCATGGTTTCGGTGCCTTTGGTGCCATCCAACTTGAAGTGTGGAGAGCCGTAGGCGGGAGTGCGTTTGTAATTCCAACGCTCCACGGAAAAGCTGGCTGGATTAGTTGCCTGCTGGGAGTTTACGGGGACATCGAAGCGGACGAGAACTCCCTTGTCCATAGGCACGATCTCGCGCGGGAGACTGCTCGAAGCACCAGAATAGCGCACACGAGTAAGACCGCTTATGTTTGTGGCCGTGCTGCCCCAGATCTGCATACCCGTGACGTAGAGCTGGCCATCGATGGGGTTCACGGCGCCGTTGATGGGTGCGTATTTGAAATCACGGAACAGACTCATGACGGCGGCTTGCGGTTTGGCGCCGCGTTCGTTCAAACGCACGAGGAAGAGTTCGGGGCGGTTGTAGCCGATGTGGATGAAGGCGTCGTTGAGCGGGCCCATCTTGGCATCGGCGAGCCAAACTTGGCCGACGGCGGAGGAGTTCACCGGATGAGGAATCCACGTAAGCGGATCAGCGATGGGCGCGGGATATTGCTCCTTCGGCAAGAGGTGCGTGAGGAAGCCGTGATACTCATTCGTCTTTAAGATGTAGAGCGGCGTGGTGGGCACGTAGTTCCCTTGCTGATCACTGACGGTGACGAGGCCGGTCTTCGGGTGCATGCCGATGAAGGGCTCGCGGAAGCCGTAACCGAGCATCGTAAAGGATTTTCCATCGGGGGCGATGCGGAGGACGGTGCCGTTGTATTTGCCGATGGTGCTGCCTTGCTGACCGCCTTTCGAGATGACGAAAGAACCATCCGGTGCGACGCGCACACCGGCGGCAAATTCACGCGTCTCGGCGGTTTGCGCGAAGAGGTTGCAGAAGAGTTCGTGCACATCGGCTTCGCGGTTGTTGTCCGTATCCTGCAAACGCCATAGGCCGTTGCGATCATTGACGAATATCTCGTTGTTACGGATGGCGAGGCCGAGGGGTTCGTGCAGGCCGGAGGCGAAGCGTTTCCATTCCACCGTTTTCAAATCGCCATGCAGACCAGACGCGAGCCAGACATCGCCATCGAAGGTGACGAACGCGGCGCGGCCATCGGGGAAGAAGGCGAGATCGGCGAAGCGAACGTTGCGTTTCCAAGGATTACGATCAGGGATGGGGATGTCATCGAGGACGTAGGCGTCTTTGGCGATGGAGAGTTTGCCCGTGGTGGTGATGGTTTGAGGCCAGCGGGAAGCTGAGGGCTTAAGCTCGGAGACAGGCTTGATTAGAGCGCTCCCGCTCAGGCTCATCAAGACTTGGAAACTCACTGGCTTGCTAGAGGGCTGAAGCTGCACGACGTTCAGACCGTCTTCTCGCGCAACGATCTTGGCTGCTTGCGTACTTTTACCATCCGCGCCCGTCACATAGGTATAGTAGAGATCACCGACGACGGGCTGGCGTTGGCCCAAGACGAGCCAGAGCGCTTGCGGAACACGGTCGAACTTGAAACTGCGGGCGACGGACAAGTTCTCACCTTCCTTGCGAATCGTGATGCGCTCCTGCACTTGAGCACCCATGACGGTATATTCGAGCACCACACCATTATCCACCTGCCGCACCGCCTTGAACTGGCCTTGCTCCGGCTTGAGCGGCCCCCGGCCCAATTCTTTTTCATCCGGGGCAAGCTCGCGAGGATCGGTGAGTGAAACGGTTTCGCCCGTTTGCCAGCCGGGATAAAGGCCGTTAGCGAGCCAGACTTTTCCAACCGGCTCTGGGAGTTTTTTTTGGCCTTCGGGGATTTTGTAGCCCTGCAATTGATAGGAGCCGTAGGACATGGCCACGGGGGTGACGTTGGTGCCGGTCCAGATGGCGGAGACGCGGAGGAGATCGGTATCGAAGCAGGCCCAGCAATCGTGGCCGAGATTCAAGATGAGGCCGCGCGGGGTGAGATTGTTCGTGGGCCAACCGGCACCGAGATTCCGCGCTTCGAGGACGGAGGAGAAGAAGGGGAAATCTTTCTCGACGAAATCGCTCCAAGGTTTGTTGGTCTCGGCGGCACGCGCGGAGAGCGTGGCCCCAAGGAGCAACACGGCGATGAGCAATAGGCCAAATTGAATGAATCTACTCATGTCAGCTTGGCTGGAAACGGTAGCAAGCGATGGGAACGGTTGCACGAAATGTTTGCGGGGATTTACGCGCACTTAGGAGCGGGCACGCTCCTAAGCCATCGGGATCACGATGACGCGGGTGACTTCGCGGGTCTTGTTCACCACGCCGCTAATTGTGTAGGCGCAGATGGCGATGACGTTGTGCTCCTGCCCTTCAGTGTCCGTGTATTTGAAGCTGGCCACGGCCATGCCCGTGTCATTGCCCACGCCACGCTTGCCAAGGATCGGCAGATCGATTGACGCGACGAGAATATCTTCAGTGGCTTCTTGCGCGTGGAAATCACGGGCACGCGTGAGATCGATCTTCTCGGTCAACACGTAAGCCTGCGTCGTCTCGGCGAGGCGGCCAAGCTTGTTCATAAAGGGCATGCCCGCCAGCGGTTTGCGGGTCTTTTTGAAACGGACCTCCGCGCCTGCGACCCATTGTTGCAATGTGTGTTTATCGACGCCCATGGTTTACGGCTCCATATCGCATAAGAATGACAGGTTGGTCAACGACGCTCATGAACCAATCCGACCTTGTTTCCTGACACAGCTTTGTTCATGTTCATTTAACTTCCGCGCATGTTAAAATATCTTCACATCATTCTATTGGCGACGTCGCTCTCGTTGCACGCGCAAGAGACTTTGCCGGGGACGAAACCGCTGACGTTGACGGGCGATATCTCGGAGCAGATGCATCAGGCGGCGTTGCGGGATATGGATCGCACGATCGCGCAGTCCATCGAGAAGCGCGCGCAATGGTGGAAGCGTGATGTGTCGTCGGCGGAGAATTATGGGCGGTCCATTGAGCCGAATCGTGAGCGGTTGAAGCGTATTCTCGGCATCGTGGATGCGCGGGTGGCGACGGGGATGGAGCGTTTCGGCGATGATGCGAATCCGGCGTTGGTGGCGGAGACGAAGGGTTATCGCGTGCAGCAAGTGCGTTGGCCGGTTTTAGAACGCGTCACGGGCGAAGGACTGTTGCTGGAGCCGAAGGCGAAGCCGTTGGGCTTGATCGTCGTGGTGCCGGATGCGGATCAGACGCCGGAGCAGATGGCGGGTTTGGCGAATGGCATCGCGCCCGCAGAGCAATGGGCGCGGCGGTTTGCGGAGGCGGGCTTTGTGGTGGTGGTGCCGACCTTGATCGATCGCAGCAACAGCGCGGCGGGTAATCCGGCGATCATGATGACGAGCATGGCGAATCGCGAATGGGTCCATCGGCAGGCTTATATGATGGGGCGGCACGTCATCGGCTATGAGGTGCAGAAGGTGCTGGCAGCGGTAGATTGGTTTTTGAAACAGCACGGTGGCGGCAACATCGCGGTGGCCGGTTATGGCGAGGGCGGGCTCATCGCGATGAATGCGGCGGCGGTGGATACGCGCATCAAGGCCGCGTTGGTGAGCGGTTATTTTAAGTCGCGCCAGCAAACCTGGAGCGAGCCGCTGTATCGCAATGTTTGGGGGCTGCTGCGTGAATTTGGTGATGCGGAGACCGCCTCGCTCATCGCGCCACGCGGGCTCG
This genomic stretch from Verrucomicrobiia bacterium harbors:
- a CDS encoding DUF6797 domain-containing protein, translated to MSRFIQFGLLLIAVLLLGATLSARAAETNKPWSDFVEKDFPFFSSVLEARNLGAGWPTNNLTPRGLILNLGHDCWACFDTDLLRVSAIWTGTNVTPVAMSYGSYQLQGYKIPEGQKKLPEPVGKVWLANGLYPGWQTGETVSLTDPRELAPDEKELGRGPLKPEQGQFKAVRQVDNGVVLEYTVMGAQVQERITIRKEGENLSVARSFKFDRVPQALWLVLGQRQPVVGDLYYTYVTGADGKSTQAAKIVAREDGLNVVQLQPSSKPVSFQVLMSLSGSALIKPVSELKPSASRWPQTITTTGKLSIAKDAYVLDDIPIPDRNPWKRNVRFADLAFFPDGRAAFVTFDGDVWLASGLHGDLKTVEWKRFASGLHEPLGLAIRNNEIFVNDRNGLWRLQDTDNNREADVHELFCNLFAQTAETREFAAGVRVAPDGSFVISKGGQQGSTIGKYNGTVLRIAPDGKSFTMLGYGFREPFIGMHPKTGLVTVSDQQGNYVPTTPLYILKTNEYHGFLTHLLPKEQYPAPIADPLTWIPHPVNSSAVGQVWLADAKMGPLNDAFIHIGYNRPELFLVRLNERGAKPQAAVMSLFRDFKYAPINGAVNPIDGQLYVTGMQIWGSTATNISGLTRVRYSGASSSLPREIVPMDKGVLVRFDVPVNSQQATNPASFSVERWNYKRTPAYGSPHFKLDGTKGTETMIPSSAYISKDGKTVFLGVPDMKPVMQMRMGWSLAMQGGTSFANNAYFTPYELTKFDPVKEGFEPFTVDLTPRTMAVIDTTPITAEEGAKLSELLGCVACHSTDGTTLGKVGPSWKGIFGSQRELSKGKVLADEAYLRESIKDPPAKLVKGFEKSDAGMPSYEGVITESQIEALVLYLKTLK